A portion of the Cryptomeria japonica chromosome 5, Sugi_1.0, whole genome shotgun sequence genome contains these proteins:
- the LOC131073127 gene encoding uncharacterized protein LOC131073127, translated as MLRSKSALRRMIVGEEWSSSSYATTSTGIEMADCIFDEQGFWVPCDEIVKFVKPLVVLLRVADGDKPAMGYIYEGMDRAKEAIRFVYGADESTYGPIWEIIDRRWHHQLHRPIHAAAYYLNAAFRFIPSFKADAEVLNELYAIMEKMGPAGTS; from the exons atgcttaggtctaagtctgccttgagacgtatgattgttggtgaggagtggtcttcctcatcctatgctaccacctctacagggatagagatggcagactgcatttttgatgagcaaggcttttgggtcccttgtgatgagatagtgaag tttgttaagcccttggtggttttgttgcgagttgcggatggagataagcctgcaatgggctatatatatgagggcatggatagggcgaaggaggccattagattcgtctatggagcagatgagagcacgtatggtcccatttgggagatcattgataggagatggcatcatcagctacataggcccatccatgcagcagcctattatctgaatgcggcattccgttttatcccttctttcaaggctgatgcggaggtccttaatgagctatatgcaatcatggagaagatgggacctgctggtacttcttag